A window of the Phaseolus vulgaris cultivar G19833 chromosome 5, P. vulgaris v2.0, whole genome shotgun sequence genome harbors these coding sequences:
- the LOC137835017 gene encoding pentatricopeptide repeat-containing protein At1g73710: protein MFTASCSLKPSSSSFSSSSTTTLFPKLLYLPLSPLHPPPRVSPPLCSLHSNTLPLPSNQKRKKKKPYGGALPSLLRSLNAAADVALALDSLPNAPSLSPKEITVILREQSASWQRAARAFDWFRSQTWYTHNAIHYNVVLRALGRAQQWDHLRLCWQDMAKNGVLPTNNTYSMLVDVYGKAGLVQEALLWIRHMRVRGFFPDEVTMCTAVKVLKDVGEFDRAHRFYKGWCDGRVELDDLDLDLESSFGGNGSASSTNGPASMSISFKQFLSTELFKIGGRVSTSSDSNLSNLPQKPRLSTTYNVLIDLYGKAGRLGDAAEVFEEMLKEGVAMDVWTFNTMIFICGSRGDLVEAEALLGMMEEKGVAPDTKTYNIFLSLYAEAGDVDAAVSCYRRVREAGLCPDEVTYRALLGVLCKKNMVRDVEDLIDEMEKDSVGVDEHSLPGIVDMYVCEGDVDKVYELLKKFHKNGDMSSKIRAAVMDVFAERGLCEEAENLFYGGRDSAGRKRDVLECNVMIKAYGKAELYDKAVSLFKGMKNHGTWPNESTYNSLVQMLCGGDLVDQAIDLMDEMQEMGFRPPCQTFSAIIGCYARLGQLSDAVRVYHEMVRVGVKPNEVVYGSLINGYAEHGSLDEALQYFNMMEESGLSANLVVLTSLLKSYCKVGNLEGAKAIYERMKNMEGGLDLVACNSMIGLFADLGLVSEAKLAFENLREMGRADAVSYATIMYLYKGVGMMDEAIEIAEEMKLSGLLKDCVSFNKVLVCYAANRQFYECGKLVHEMICQKLLPNDGTFKVLFTILKKGGIANEAVAQLESSYQEGKPYARQATFTALYTLVGMHTLALESARTFIESEVELDSSAYNVAIYAYGSAGDINKALNIYMKMRDKHVEPDLATYIYLVGCYGKAGMVEGVKRVYSQLEYGEIESSESLFKAIIDAYKICNRKDLAELVSQEMRFTLKSEEHSEVGSEGEYEVGSEDESEVGSEDDYD, encoded by the coding sequence ATGTTCACAGCTTCATGCTCCCTTAaaccctcttcttcttccttctcttccTCCTCCACCACCACCCTCTTTCCCAAACTCCTCTACCTCCCTTTATCCCCTCTCCACCCACCGCCACGTGTCTCTCCCCCTCTCTGCTCCCTTCACTCCAACACCCTCCCCCTCCCCTCaaatcaaaaaagaaaaaagaaaaaaccatATGGCGGGGCTttgccatccctcctccgatcCCTCAACGCCGCCGCCGACGTGGCCCTCGCACTTGACTCACTTCCCAACGCCCCCTCTCTCTCGCCCAAAGAAATCACCGTCATCCTCCGCGAACAGTCTGCCTCGTGGCAGCGTGCGGCGAGGGCGTTCGACTGGTTCAGGTCCCAAACGTGGTACACCCACAACGCCATTCACTACAACGTGGTTCTCAGAGCCCTCGGCAGGGCCCAGCAGTGGGACCACCTCCGCCTCTGCTGGCAAGACATGGCTAAAAATGGCGTCTTGCCCACCAACAACACCTACAGCATGCTCGTTGATGTGTATGGGAAAGCGGGTCTTGTCCAAGAAGCGCTTTTGTGGATTAGGCACATGAGGGTGAGAGGCTTTTTCCCTGATGAGGTTACTATGTGCACTGCTGTTAAGGTGTTGAAGGATGTGGGGGAGTTTGATAGGGCTCATAGGTTTTACAAGGGGTGGTGTGATGGGAGGGTTGAGTTGGATGATCTTGATTTGGATTTAGAGAGTTCTTTTGGTGGTAATGGTAGTGCTAGTAGTACTAATGGCCCTGCATCGATGTCAATTAGTTTCAAGCAGTTTCTCTCCACTGAGTTGTTTAAGATTGGTGGAAGAGTGTCCACATCTTCTGATTCAAATTTGTCGAATTTGCCACAGAAGCCGCGACTCTCTACTACCTATAATGTGTTGATAGATTTGTATGGGAAAGCAGGGCGGTTGGGTGATGCAGCTGAGGTTTTTGAAGAGATGTTGAAGGAGGGTGTAGCGATGGATGTGTGGACTTTTAATACCATGATTTTTATTTGTGGGAGTCGTGGTGATTTGGTGGAGGCGGAGGCTTTGCTTGGGATGATGGAGGAGAAAGGGGTGGCGCCCGATACCAAGacttataacatttttttgtcTTTGTATGCTGAGGCTGGGGATGTCGATGCTGCGGTTTCTTGTTATAGGAGGGTTAGAGAGGCTGGTTTGTGTCCTGATGAGGTGACTTACCGAGCTCTTCTTGGTGTGTTGTGCAAAAAGAATATGGTTCGGGATGTGGAAGATTTGATTGATGAGATGGAGAAGGATTCTGTGGGTGTTGATGAGCATTCACTTCCGGGAATTGTGGACATGTATGTTTGTGAAGGGGATGTAGATAAAGTGTATGAGCTGCTGAAGAAGTTTCATAAGAATGGGGATATGTCCTCGAAAATTCGGGCGGCGGTTATGGATGTTTTTGCTGAGAGAGGACTCTGCGAGGAAGCAGAGAATTTGTTTTATGGAGGAAGAGACTCAGCAGGGCGGAAAAGGGATGTTTTAGAGTGCAATGTCATGATCAAAGCGTATGGCAAAGCTGAACTTTATGATAAGGCTGTGTCTCTCTTTAAGGGAATGAAAAATCACGGGACATGGCCTAATGAAAGCACGTACAATTCCCTTGTTCAAATGTTGTGTGGTGGTGATTTGGTGGACCAAGCAATAGACCTTATGGATGAAATGCAGGAAATGGGGTTTAGGCCACCTTGTCAAACTTTTTCTGCTATTATTGGTTGTTATGCACGCCTTGGTCAGCTTTCTGATGCCGTGAGAGTGTACCACGAAATGGTAAGAGTTGGAGTAAAACCAAATGAGGTTGTGTATGGTTCTTTAATAAATGGATATGCAGAACATGGTAGTCTTGATGAGGCACTCCAATACTTCAACATGATGGAAGAATCTGGGTTATCAGCTAATTTAGTTGTGTTAACATCCTTGCTGAAGTCTTATTGTAAGGTTGGAAATTTGGAAGGAGCAAAAGCAATTTATGAGCGGATGAAGAACATGGAAGGGGGTCTTGATTTAGTTGCATGTAATAGTATGATTGGCCTCTTTGCGGATCTTGGCTTGGTTTCTGAAGCCAAGTTGGCTTTTGAAAATTTGAGAGAAATGGGCCGGGCAGATGCAGTTTCCTATGCAACAATCATGTATCTTTATAAGGGTGTGGGCATGATGGACGAAGCCATCGAGATTGCAGAGGAGATGAAACTGTCGGGTTTATTGAAAGATTGTGTTTCATTTAATAAGGTACTGGTGTGTTATGCTGCCAATAGGCAATTCTATGAATGTGGTAAATTAGTACATGAGATGATATGTCAGAAGCTTTTGCCAAATGATGGAACTTTTAAAGTGTTGTTCACCATATTAAAGAAGGGAGGGATTGCCAATGAAGCAGTGGCGCAATTAGAGTCATCTTACCAGGAGGGGAAACCTTATGCTCGGCAAGCAACCTTCACTGCTTTGTACACTTTAGTTGGTATGCATACTTTGGCACTTGAATCTGCTCGAACATTCATTGAATCTGAGGTTGAACTTGACTCCTCTGCCTATAATGTGGCAATCTATGCATATGGTTCAGCTGGAGATATCAACAAGGCtttgaatatatatatgaaaatgcGAGATAAGCATGTGGAACCTGATCTTGCAACTTATATTTATCTGGTAGGTTGTTATGGAAAAGCTGGCATGGTTGAAGGTGTGAAACGGGTATATAGCCAATTAGAATACGGAGAGATTGAGTCAAGTGAGTCTTTGTTCAAGGCTATTATAGATGCCTACAAAATTTGCAATAGAAAGGATCTTGCCGAGTTAGTTAGCCAAGAAATGAGATTCACATTAAAGTCAGAAGAACACTCTGAAGTTGGAAGTGAAGGTGAATATGAAGTTGGAAGTGAAGATGAATCTGAAGTTGGAAGTGAAGATGATTATGACTAA
- the LOC137835018 gene encoding glutathione S-transferase 3-like has translation MADEVVLLDTWASMFGMRVRIALAEKSVKYELKEENLRDKSPLLLQMNPVHKKIPVLIHNGKPICESAIIVQYIDEVWNHNPPLMPSDPYERAQARFWVDYIDKKVYDTWRKMWLSSGEEHETWKKELISIFKQLEETLGDKPFYGGETFGFADVGLIPFYSWFYTFETYGNFKMEAECPKLMVWAKRCMERETVSKTLPDEKKVYAYIVEIKKALESK, from the exons ATGGCAGACGAGGTTGTTCTGTTGGATACATGGGCCAGCATGTTTGGGATGAGGGTTAGGATTGCATTGGCTGAAAAGAGTGTTAAGTATGAACTCAAGGAAGAGAATCTCAGGGACAAGAGTCCTTTGCTTTTGCAGATGAACCCTGTTCACAAGAAGATTCCAGTTCTTATCCATAATGGAAAACCCATTTGTGAATCTGCAATAATAGTGCAGTACATCGATGAGGTCTGGAATCACAACCCTCCACTCATGCCCTCTGACCCTTATGAGAGAGCTCAAGCCAGATTCTGGGTGGATTACATTGATAAAAAG GTGTATGATACTTGGAGGAAAATGTGGCTTTCAAGTGGAGAGGAGCATGAGACATGGAAGAAGGAGTTGATCTCTATCTTTAAGCAACTAGAGGAGACATTAGGTGACAAACCCTTTTATGGGGGTGAGACGTTTGGCTTTGCTGATGTTGGTCTGATCCCATTTTATAGCTGGTTTTATACGTTTGAGACATATGGTAACTTCAAAATGGAAGCAGAATGTCCTAAACTCATGGTTTGGGCCAAGAGATGCATGGAGAGAGAGACCGTGTCCAAAACTCTTCCTGATGAAAAGAAGGTGTATGCTTATATTGTGGAAATAAAGAAGGCACTTGAATCAAAATAG